In Felis catus isolate Fca126 chromosome A2, F.catus_Fca126_mat1.0, whole genome shotgun sequence, the following proteins share a genomic window:
- the LOC101084939 gene encoding olfactory receptor 7C1-like has product MESGNQTRASEFLLLGFSAKSDIQFVLFGLFLSIYLVTVTGNLLIILAICSDSLLHTPMYFFLSNLSLADICFTSTTVPKMLWNIQTQSTIITYKGCLSQIFFFIVFGCLDNLLLTAMAYDRFVAICHPLHYSIIMNGQFCGLLALGSWCLSIMGSLLETLTLLRLSFCTNMEIPHFFCDLPEVLKLACSDTFVNTMVVYSATGLLAVIPFNGILLSYFHIVSSILNISSATGKYKAFSTCGSHLSVVSLFYGTGLGVYLSSAVTSSSRTSLVASVMYTIVTPMLNPFIYSLRNRDMKGALRRFLSRVVPLSSGVSGGVLW; this is encoded by the coding sequence ATGGAATCAGGAAATCAAACGCGTGCTTCGGAATTTCTCCTCTTGGGATTTTCAGCAAAGTCAGATATTCAATTTGTGCTCTTTGGGCTGTTCCTGTCCATATACTTGGTCACGGTCACTGGGAATCTGCTCATCATCCTGGCCATCTGCTCTGActccctcctccacacccccatgtacttcttcctttccaacctgTCCTTGGCTGACATCTGTTTTACCTCCACTACTGTCCCGAAGATGCTCTGGAACATCCAGACTCAGAGCACAATCATAACATATAAAGGCTGCCtcagccagattttttttttcattgtgtttggATGCCTGGACAACTTACTCCTGACCgcgatggcctatgaccgctttGTGGCCATCTGTCACCCCCTGCACTACTCAATCATCATGAACGGCCAGTTCTGTGGGCTGTTGGCATTGGGATCCTGGTGCCTCAGTATCATGGGTTCCCTGCTCGAGACCTTGACCCTTTTGAGGCTGTCCTTCTGCACAAACATGGAAATCCCACACTTCTTTTGTGATCTTCCCGAAGTCCTGAAGCTTGCCTGTTCTGACACCTTCGTCAATACCATGGTGGTGTATTCTGCAACTGGCCTTCTGGCCGTGATTCCTTTCAACGGAATACTTTTGTCCTACTTTCATATTGTTTCCTCCATACTCAACATTTCCTCAGCTACTGGCAAGTACAAAGCCTTTTCCACGTGTGGGTCTCACCTCTCGGTGGTCTCCTTGTTCTATGGCACAGGTCTTGGGGTCTACCTCAGTTCTGCAGTGACTTCATCCTCTAGGACAAGTCTGGTGGCCTCAGTGATGTACACAATTGTCACgcccatgctgaaccccttcatCTACAGTCTGAGGAATAGGGACATGAAGGGGGCTCTAAGGAGATTCCTCAGCAGGGTGGTGCCTCTCAGCAGTGGGGTCTCCGGAGGAGTCTTATGGTAA